The region GCTCGCAGCCCGCCGGGTGGGAGTCGAGGAAGAGGAAACCCCGGTTGCGGGGGGTGAGAACGCGCTCGCTCACGATTGCAGTCCTTGGTTCGGCTGGAACAAAGACACGGCGACCAGCCGGGCCACCGCTTCCTGCAAGTCTGCGACAGGACGGACACGGACAGAGGCCCCGCCAGAGACAATGATCACGAGCCGGTCTTGGAGTGTTCCCACCACTTCCAACAGAGCAGCAACTGCAGCCAGCCTCGGCATTACCCGCCCAGCGCTTCGCCTACACCCTCCACTGATCCGCCACCGGGCCGGACGAAAGGGAGACAGCGCGCTGCCGCCGCGAGCACAGACGCTACGAGCGCAAAACCAAGCATCTCCGGACCTTCGTCGGCATCGCCAGCTCCCTCATCTGCTACCGCCGGTACACCAACTGAGCTGATCTTTTATTGGTTTGCCGCAGACCAGCCCGGTCGGATAGGAAGCTTGCATGCTAAAGGGCAGCAAGGTCGGGCTGAGGGCCCGGCACGAGGACGACATCCCGGTCCTGCGGACCGAGCTCTACGACGACGTGGTCAACGGCTCGCGGGCCGAAGGCCGGCCGTGGCGGCCGATCACGCCAGGTTCGAAGGACTCGCGTCTCGTAGTGGACGACAAGGAGCAGGGGCTCGTCCCGTTCTCCGTGGTGGAGCTGGACGGCGGCACGCTGGTCGGTACCGCGACGCTGTGGGGCATCGACAATCACAACCGGTCCGCTCACATCGGATTGGGGCTGCTGCCGTCCTCGCGCGGCAAGGGCTACGGCACCGACGTGGTCGCGGTGCTCTGTCACTACGGTTTCGTCGTGCGCGGCCTGCAGCGGCTGCAGATCGAGACGCTGTCGGACAACGACGCGATGCTGCGCTCCGCCGAGCGCAACGGCTTCGTCCGCGAGGGCGTGCTGCGCTCCTCGGCCTGGGTGCTGGGCGAGTTCCTGGACGAGGTGCTGCTCGGACTCCTCGCCCAGGACTGGAAGCCGGACTCGAAGGGCTAGCTGCCGCCCGACGGTCAAGGGCGGGCCGCGGAGCCGACATGGACGGCCGAGAGCCAGGACGAACCGGTCACTCTGTCACTCCACGCCCTTGGGCACTCCGTCCGCGAGAGCGCCGACTATCTCGGCATCACGCCGACGGCAGTGCCTGTCGGCATGCCGGGTTTGAAAGCCGAGACCTGGCGGAACCGGTGCCCCTCAGCTCTGGGTGACATCCTCGGATGTTGCCCGGGCGAGGGTGTCCGCCACCGTTGTGCATGCGAGCCGGGTCACGGAGCGCAGCTCGGCGTCGGTGGCGCCTGCACGGCTCAGTACGGCGAGCGACTGGTTGACGGCGACGACAAACGTTGCGAGCTCGTCGAGCGTTCGGCTGTCGGCCGAGGAGTCCGCCAGTGCCGCACGTACCCGTTGGCGCTGTAGGTCGAGCAGGCCACGCACCTGCCCACTGTTCTCCTCCTTCAGCGTCAGTGACTGCGCGGCGGACTGGGCGATGAGGCACCCCACGGGGACCGACGGGTCGGCGATACGGCCCAGGATGACGTCGAAGAATGCCTCGACCGCGCGCACCGGGTCACCGGGATGCGCCGCGAGCGCCTGCTCATACTGCGCACCGTAGATCGACGCATAGCGGTCGAGGCACTTGCCGAACAAGGCGTCCTTGTTGCCAAAGGCGCCGTAGAGGGAGCCGCGGCCGAGGCCGGTGGCCGCACCGAGGGCATCGAGTGAGGCGTCCGCGTACCCGCGCTGCCAGAACACCCGCATGGCCTGGTCCAGAGCCGCACTGATATCGAACTGCTTTCGGCCGGACACAGCGTCCACCTCCTCCTTCACACCCCTGTCACGTCTCTGCTGTAAGCCTACTCGCATCTTGGATCGATCGGTCGAGTCATCTTTGACCGATCGATCCAAGATGGTTAACGTGAGGGACTTGGTCCTCGCACTCGAAAGGCCGCACGATGATCGACGACATCGCGTCAGACGTCCGCGCACAGGCTATTCCGTCCGCCGACGGACGTCGGGCGCGCGCCGGGTTCTGGCTCGTAGCCGCGGTGTACACCCTGGTCATGCTGGGCGGGACGCTGCCGATTCCGCTGTATGCGCTGTGGGCGCCGCGGATGGGCTTCGACCCCTTCACCACGAAGCCCGACCATTCCCGACGGGCGGGCAGCGCGGACCGAGTTCCTGCGGGCCGCCACAGCTGTCCTCGCCGCGTTCGCGGTCAGCGGACTGTTCTCGTCGTTG is a window of Streptomyces sp. NBC_00271 DNA encoding:
- a CDS encoding GNAT family N-acetyltransferase — encoded protein: MLKGSKVGLRARHEDDIPVLRTELYDDVVNGSRAEGRPWRPITPGSKDSRLVVDDKEQGLVPFSVVELDGGTLVGTATLWGIDNHNRSAHIGLGLLPSSRGKGYGTDVVAVLCHYGFVVRGLQRLQIETLSDNDAMLRSAERNGFVREGVLRSSAWVLGEFLDEVLLGLLAQDWKPDSKG
- a CDS encoding TetR/AcrR family transcriptional regulator, whose translation is MSGRKQFDISAALDQAMRVFWQRGYADASLDALGAATGLGRGSLYGAFGNKDALFGKCLDRYASIYGAQYEQALAAHPGDPVRAVEAFFDVILGRIADPSVPVGCLIAQSAAQSLTLKEENSGQVRGLLDLQRQRVRAALADSSADSRTLDELATFVVAVNQSLAVLSRAGATDAELRSVTRLACTTVADTLARATSEDVTQS